From the genome of Halobacteriovorax marinus SJ:
GAGTTCTTGCTGTTGTTGAATTTTTACCAAATGGGGAAATACTTAGTGCAAACGAAAACTTCTTAAACCTCTTAGGTTTTGAGAAGGTTGAAGATTTAATAGGAAAACATCATAGAGTTCTTTGCGAAGATGATTATGTGAGTTCTGAAGTTTATAAGAACTTTTGGGCAGACTTAAGAAGAGGTGAGCCATTTGTTGGAGATGCTCTTTATAAAGGTAGAAATAATAAAGATAAATGGGTTAAGTGTACGTATAGCCCAATCTGTGATGAAAATGGTGAAGTGATAAAAATTCTTTCTTTTGCTAGAGATATTACTAGGGAAAAAGGAATTGTTTCTGAGCTTGAAGGTAAGATGACTGCGATCTCAAAAGCACAAGCAGTTATTGAATTCAACCTTGATGGCACAATTATTAAGGCCAATGATAACTTCTTAAATACTGTAGGTTATTCAATGGATGAAATAGAGGGAAAACATCACAGAATGTTCTGTGTTCCTGATTATATAAATAGTTTTGAGTACGAAGAATTTTGGGCAAAGCTTAGAAGAGGTGAGTTTGATACTGGTGAATACAAGCGTATCGGAAATAATGGAAAAGAGGTTTGGATTCAAGCTTCATATAATCCAATTTTTGGTCATGATGGAAAGCCATATAAAGTCGTAAAGTTTGCGACTGATATTACTGAATCTAAACTAAAGAATTCTGAGTTTGAAGGGAAGATGAATGCTATCTCTAAAGCTCAAGCTGTAATTGAATTTAACTTAGATGGTACTATCATTACTGCGAATGAAAACTTTTTAAAGACACTTAATTATGATTTAGGCGAGATTGAAGGTAACCACCACAGTATGTTCTGTGAGAGTGAATACTCAAGTTCTCCTGAGTATAAGGCATTTTGGGAGAATTTACGAAAAGGTGAGTTCCAGTCTGGTGAATATAAAAGACTTGGGAAAGGTGGAAAAGAAGTCTGGATTCAGGCCTCATATAATCCAATCTTTGATTCTGAAGGAAATCCATTTAAGGTCGTAAAATTTGCTTCAGATACTACAAGTGTAAAGCTTAGAAATGCTGAAACTGAAGGAAAGCTTAATGCCATTTCTAAAGCTCAGGCGGTAATTGAGTTTAATCTTGATGGAACAATTATCACTGCAAATGATAACTTTCTTCAAACGCTTGGTTATGACATGTCTGAAATTGAGGGAAAGCATCACCGAATTTTCTGTGAAGGGAATTATTCTTCAAGTGCTGAATATGCAGCATTTTGGGATAAGTTAAATAGAGGAGAGTTCGAATCTGGTGAGTATAAGCGTGTAGCGAAAGGTGGAAGAGAAGTTTGGATTCAAGCCTCTTACAATCCAATCTTAGATATGGATGGCAGACCATTTAAAGTCGTTAAGTATGCTTCAAATATTACGTCAGAAAAATTAAAAGCCGAGGCGATTAGTAAGTCACAGGCCGTAATTGAATTCGATCTAAATGGAAATATTAAATATGCTAATGAAAATTTCTTAAAAACTGTAGGTTACTCTCTT
Proteins encoded in this window:
- a CDS encoding methyl-accepting chemotaxis protein, producing MSAALKSVDEYKSNLSGDLVSAFDAVNRVLAVVEFLPNGEILSANENFLNLLGFEKVEDLIGKHHRVLCEDDYVSSEVYKNFWADLRRGEPFVGDALYKGRNNKDKWVKCTYSPICDENGEVIKILSFARDITREKGIVSELEGKMTAISKAQAVIEFNLDGTIIKANDNFLNTVGYSMDEIEGKHHRMFCVPDYINSFEYEEFWAKLRRGEFDTGEYKRIGNNGKEVWIQASYNPIFGHDGKPYKVVKFATDITESKLKNSEFEGKMNAISKAQAVIEFNLDGTIITANENFLKTLNYDLGEIEGNHHSMFCESEYSSSPEYKAFWENLRKGEFQSGEYKRLGKGGKEVWIQASYNPIFDSEGNPFKVVKFASDTTSVKLRNAETEGKLNAISKAQAVIEFNLDGTIITANDNFLQTLGYDMSEIEGKHHRIFCEGNYSSSAEYAAFWDKLNRGEFESGEYKRVAKGGREVWIQASYNPILDMDGRPFKVVKYASNITSEKLKAEAISKSQAVIEFDLNGNIKYANENFLKTVGYSLDEIVGKHHRIFCDGDYVKTSEYENFWADLRKGNPCSGRFKRFDKDHNTIWLQATYNPNFDNMGVPCGVTKFGADISTQVEVEETVTKLSEEFTNNTRDISSKATDVATGAQALGATTEEMNASIEELTASINAIAENSKNTDAVAKTTHHEAETGAQAIAKAIESMDLISKSSEDISEIVKVISEIANQTNLLAFNAAIEAARAGEHGLGFSVVADEVRKLAERSSQATKEISKLINESVKRISQGSEISKQAGVAFGKIVEGVNKTTQAISEVSCAAEEQLVAAREISSAIQEVAEQTETSASASDSIASATRELSEGAIELKRTVDKFKVA